In a genomic window of Helianthus annuus cultivar XRQ/B chromosome 10, HanXRQr2.0-SUNRISE, whole genome shotgun sequence:
- the LOC110885938 gene encoding protein GRAVITROPIC IN THE LIGHT 1 isoform X1: MMDPINQSTMTPRKSKLARTFAKVLHIRAATNLDKLQKAKTFEKPNQDKPNINENIHFHQDIEKLQYRAAMDALIAKLFATISSVKATYAGLQYSQSPYDPEGIQSADQIIISELKRLSELKQSYLKKNLDYPLSETTLLLAELQEQKNLVKTYDITKKKLVDQRRSKESETALLKQKLEEMERENKLIERRLNSSGPLSRQENLQFSKLTPTDFVAFLKHATKSVRTFVKLMVTEMEFANWDIPSAAASIHPDAVYWNETHICFTFESFVCREMFNGFAHPSFSTSGERKTVKRQQLFFDRFMELKYLRPREYVTWKPTSSFARFCYNKYLQLVHPKMEMSLFGNLNQRNLVSVGKFPETTFFEAFAEVAKRVWLLHCLAFATDQTGASVFQVKKGGRFSEVFMESVNEEAFLSPESDRTVEFTVVPGFKLGKSVVQCQVYVS, from the exons ATG aTGGATCCAATCAACCAATCTACCATGACACCAAGAAAGAGCAAATTAGCTCGAACATTCGCCAAAGTTCTACACATTCGAGCCGCAACCAACTTAGACAAACTTCAGAAAGCGAAAACATTCGAAAAACCAAATCAAGACAAACCGAACATCAACGAAAACATTCACTTCCATCAAGACATTGAGAAGCTTCAATACAGAGCAGCCATGGATGCATTGATCGCCAAACTTTTCGCCACAATATCGTCCGTAAAAGCAACTTACGCAGGGTTGCAGTATTCGCAATCTCCTTACGACCCTGAAGGAATCCAGTCAGCTGATCAGATAATTATATCTGAACTAAAACGGTTATCCGAGTTAAAACAATCTTATTTGAAGAAGAATCTTGACTACCCGTTGTCCGAAACCACCTTACTGTTGGCCGAGCTTCAAGAACAAAAGAATCTCGTGAAAACATACGACATTACGAAAAAGAAGCTCGTTGATCAGCGCCGATCAAAGGAGTCCGAGACCGCCTTGTTGAAACAGAAGCTGGAGGAAATGGAGAGGGAAAACAAGTTGATCGAACGAAGATTGAATTCTAGCGGTCCGTTGTCACGCCAGGAGAATCTCCAGTTCTCGAAACTAACACCAACCGATTTCGTAGCGTTCTTGAAGCACGCTACGAAATCGGTCAGAACTTTCGTGAAGTTAATGGTCACGGAAATGGAATTCGCCAATTGGGATATTCCATCCGCAGCCGCATCCATCCATCCGGACGCGGTCTACTGGAACGAAACACATATATGTTTCACTTTTGAGTCCTTCGTGTGTCGAGAGATGTTTAACGGGTTCGCTCACCCGAGTTTTTCAACTTCGGGTGAGCGAAAAACCGTTAAACGACAACAGTTGTTTTTTGATAGGTTCATGGAGCTAAAGTACCTAAGACCAAGAGAATACGTTACATGGAAGCCCACGTCATCATTTGCTAGGTTTTGTTATAACAAGTATTTACAACTTGTTCATCCCAAAATGGAAATGTCTCTTTTCGGGAATTTGAACCAACGGAACCTAGTTTCCGTTGGCAAATTTCCGGAAACGACATTTTTCGAGGCGTTTGCCGAGGTTGCGAAGCGAGTTTGGCTGTTGCATTGCCTCGCTTTCGCAACTGATCAAACCGGAGCATCGGTTTTTCAGGTGAAAAAGGGCGGTCGCTTCTCGGAGGTGTTTATGGAGAGTGTGAATGAAGAGGCGTTTTTGTCGCCGGAAAGTGACCGGACGGTGGAGTTCACGGTGGTACCCGGGTTCAAGTTGGGTAAGAGTGTGGTTCAGTGTCAAGTGTATGTTAGTTGA
- the LOC110885938 gene encoding protein GRAVITROPIC IN THE LIGHT 1 isoform X3: MMDPINQSTMTPRKSKLARTFAKVLHIRAATNLDKLQKAKTFEKPNQDKPNINENIHFHQDIEKLQYRAAMDALIAKLFATISSVKATYAGLQYSQSPYDPEGIQSADQIIISELKRLSELKQSYLKKNLDYPLSETTLLLAELQEQKNLVKTYDITKKKLVDQRRSKESETALLKQKLEEMERENKLIERRLNSSGPLSRQENLQFSKSVRTFVKLMVTEMEFANWDIPSAAASIHPDAVYWNETHICFTFESFVCREMFNGFAHPSFSTSGERKTVKRQQLFFDRFMELKYLRPREYVTWKPTSSFARFCYNKYLQLVHPKMEMSLFGNLNQRNLVSVGKFPETTFFEAFAEVAKRVWLLHCLAFATDQTGASVFQVKKGGRFSEVFMESVNEEAFLSPESDRTVEFTVVPGFKLGKSVVQCQVYVS, from the exons ATG aTGGATCCAATCAACCAATCTACCATGACACCAAGAAAGAGCAAATTAGCTCGAACATTCGCCAAAGTTCTACACATTCGAGCCGCAACCAACTTAGACAAACTTCAGAAAGCGAAAACATTCGAAAAACCAAATCAAGACAAACCGAACATCAACGAAAACATTCACTTCCATCAAGACATTGAGAAGCTTCAATACAGAGCAGCCATGGATGCATTGATCGCCAAACTTTTCGCCACAATATCGTCCGTAAAAGCAACTTACGCAGGGTTGCAGTATTCGCAATCTCCTTACGACCCTGAAGGAATCCAGTCAGCTGATCAGATAATTATATCTGAACTAAAACGGTTATCCGAGTTAAAACAATCTTATTTGAAGAAGAATCTTGACTACCCGTTGTCCGAAACCACCTTACTGTTGGCCGAGCTTCAAGAACAAAAGAATCTCGTGAAAACATACGACATTACGAAAAAGAAGCTCGTTGATCAGCGCCGATCAAAGGAGTCCGAGACCGCCTTGTTGAAACAGAAGCTGGAGGAAATGGAGAGGGAAAACAAGTTGATCGAACGAAGATTGAATTCTAGCGGTCCGTTGTCACGCCAGGAGAATCTCCAGTTCT CGAAATCGGTCAGAACTTTCGTGAAGTTAATGGTCACGGAAATGGAATTCGCCAATTGGGATATTCCATCCGCAGCCGCATCCATCCATCCGGACGCGGTCTACTGGAACGAAACACATATATGTTTCACTTTTGAGTCCTTCGTGTGTCGAGAGATGTTTAACGGGTTCGCTCACCCGAGTTTTTCAACTTCGGGTGAGCGAAAAACCGTTAAACGACAACAGTTGTTTTTTGATAGGTTCATGGAGCTAAAGTACCTAAGACCAAGAGAATACGTTACATGGAAGCCCACGTCATCATTTGCTAGGTTTTGTTATAACAAGTATTTACAACTTGTTCATCCCAAAATGGAAATGTCTCTTTTCGGGAATTTGAACCAACGGAACCTAGTTTCCGTTGGCAAATTTCCGGAAACGACATTTTTCGAGGCGTTTGCCGAGGTTGCGAAGCGAGTTTGGCTGTTGCATTGCCTCGCTTTCGCAACTGATCAAACCGGAGCATCGGTTTTTCAGGTGAAAAAGGGCGGTCGCTTCTCGGAGGTGTTTATGGAGAGTGTGAATGAAGAGGCGTTTTTGTCGCCGGAAAGTGACCGGACGGTGGAGTTCACGGTGGTACCCGGGTTCAAGTTGGGTAAGAGTGTGGTTCAGTGTCAAGTGTATGTTAGTTGA
- the LOC110885938 gene encoding protein GRAVITROPIC IN THE LIGHT 1 isoform X2 → MDPINQSTMTPRKSKLARTFAKVLHIRAATNLDKLQKAKTFEKPNQDKPNINENIHFHQDIEKLQYRAAMDALIAKLFATISSVKATYAGLQYSQSPYDPEGIQSADQIIISELKRLSELKQSYLKKNLDYPLSETTLLLAELQEQKNLVKTYDITKKKLVDQRRSKESETALLKQKLEEMERENKLIERRLNSSGPLSRQENLQFSKLTPTDFVAFLKHATKSVRTFVKLMVTEMEFANWDIPSAAASIHPDAVYWNETHICFTFESFVCREMFNGFAHPSFSTSGERKTVKRQQLFFDRFMELKYLRPREYVTWKPTSSFARFCYNKYLQLVHPKMEMSLFGNLNQRNLVSVGKFPETTFFEAFAEVAKRVWLLHCLAFATDQTGASVFQVKKGGRFSEVFMESVNEEAFLSPESDRTVEFTVVPGFKLGKSVVQCQVYVS, encoded by the coding sequence aTGGATCCAATCAACCAATCTACCATGACACCAAGAAAGAGCAAATTAGCTCGAACATTCGCCAAAGTTCTACACATTCGAGCCGCAACCAACTTAGACAAACTTCAGAAAGCGAAAACATTCGAAAAACCAAATCAAGACAAACCGAACATCAACGAAAACATTCACTTCCATCAAGACATTGAGAAGCTTCAATACAGAGCAGCCATGGATGCATTGATCGCCAAACTTTTCGCCACAATATCGTCCGTAAAAGCAACTTACGCAGGGTTGCAGTATTCGCAATCTCCTTACGACCCTGAAGGAATCCAGTCAGCTGATCAGATAATTATATCTGAACTAAAACGGTTATCCGAGTTAAAACAATCTTATTTGAAGAAGAATCTTGACTACCCGTTGTCCGAAACCACCTTACTGTTGGCCGAGCTTCAAGAACAAAAGAATCTCGTGAAAACATACGACATTACGAAAAAGAAGCTCGTTGATCAGCGCCGATCAAAGGAGTCCGAGACCGCCTTGTTGAAACAGAAGCTGGAGGAAATGGAGAGGGAAAACAAGTTGATCGAACGAAGATTGAATTCTAGCGGTCCGTTGTCACGCCAGGAGAATCTCCAGTTCTCGAAACTAACACCAACCGATTTCGTAGCGTTCTTGAAGCACGCTACGAAATCGGTCAGAACTTTCGTGAAGTTAATGGTCACGGAAATGGAATTCGCCAATTGGGATATTCCATCCGCAGCCGCATCCATCCATCCGGACGCGGTCTACTGGAACGAAACACATATATGTTTCACTTTTGAGTCCTTCGTGTGTCGAGAGATGTTTAACGGGTTCGCTCACCCGAGTTTTTCAACTTCGGGTGAGCGAAAAACCGTTAAACGACAACAGTTGTTTTTTGATAGGTTCATGGAGCTAAAGTACCTAAGACCAAGAGAATACGTTACATGGAAGCCCACGTCATCATTTGCTAGGTTTTGTTATAACAAGTATTTACAACTTGTTCATCCCAAAATGGAAATGTCTCTTTTCGGGAATTTGAACCAACGGAACCTAGTTTCCGTTGGCAAATTTCCGGAAACGACATTTTTCGAGGCGTTTGCCGAGGTTGCGAAGCGAGTTTGGCTGTTGCATTGCCTCGCTTTCGCAACTGATCAAACCGGAGCATCGGTTTTTCAGGTGAAAAAGGGCGGTCGCTTCTCGGAGGTGTTTATGGAGAGTGTGAATGAAGAGGCGTTTTTGTCGCCGGAAAGTGACCGGACGGTGGAGTTCACGGTGGTACCCGGGTTCAAGTTGGGTAAGAGTGTGGTTCAGTGTCAAGTGTATGTTAGTTGA